One segment of Thamnophis elegans isolate rThaEle1 chromosome 16, rThaEle1.pri, whole genome shotgun sequence DNA contains the following:
- the ST6GALNAC6 gene encoding alpha-N-acetylgalactosaminide alpha-2,6-sialyltransferase 6 translates to MKNHQSPHTVVLVILFALFMLLIIYNSNSHNEALLRYTVSQAKTPLPSSLKKWGVKGEYLPVPGGKPLVQHCNECALITSSSHLLGSKLGRAIDESECTIRMNDAPTTGFSDDVGNKTTFRVVAHSSAFRVLKRPQEFINKTPENILIFWGPPLKMQKSIIKLIERVSLSFPNMSAFAVSPKRMQQFDELFRKETGKDRQTSRSWLSTGWFTMVIAVELCDKLHVYGMVPPSYCNKTPPHRLPYHYYEPKGPDECTTYIHNERSHKGNHHRFITEKRVFGRWANLYNITFSHPEWE, encoded by the exons ATGAAAAACCACCAG AGCCCTCACACCGTCGTGCTGGTGATTCTCTTCGCCTTGTTCATGCTGCTGATCATTTACAATTCCAACAGCCACAATGAGGCCCTCCTCCGTTACACCGTGTCGCAGGCCAAGACCCCGCTGCCCTCCAGCCTCAAGAAGTGGGGGGTGAAGGGCGAATACCTGCCTGTGCCCGGAGGGAAG CCCTTGGTTCAGCACTGCAATGAATGTGCCCTCATCACCAGTTCCAGTCACCTCCTGGGCAGCAAACTGGGCCGAGCCATCGACGAGTCCGAATGCACCATCCGCATGAACGACGCGCCCACCACGGGCTTCTCGGACGACGTGGGGAACAAGACTACCTTCCGGGTCGTGGCTCACTCCAGCGCCTTCCGGGTCCTGAAGAGGCCGCAGGAATTCATCAACAAGACCCCCGAGAACATCTTGATTTTCTGGGGTCCCCCCCTCAAGATGCAGAAGAGCATCATCAAGCTCATCGAAAGGGTCAGCCTCAGTTTCCCCAACATGTCGGCCTTCGCGGTTTCTCCCAAGCGCATGCAACAGTTTGACGAATTGTTCCGAAAAGAGACCGGCAAGGACAG GCAGACTTCCCGGTCCTGGCTGAGCACCGGATGGTTTACCATGGTGATCGCGGTGGAATTGTGCGACAAACTCCACGTTTATGGCATGGTGCCCCCCAGTTACTGCAA TAAGACCCCTCCCCACCGGCTGCCCTACCACTATTACGAACCCAAAGGGCCAGATGAATGCACCACTTACATCCACAACGAACGTAGCCACAAAGGAAATCATCACCGTTTCATCACCGAGAAACGAGTCTTCGGCCGATGGGCTAATCTCTACAACATCACTTTCTCGCACCCCGAATGGGAATAG